The proteins below come from a single Alligator mississippiensis isolate rAllMis1 chromosome 2, rAllMis1, whole genome shotgun sequence genomic window:
- the LOC109281620 gene encoding uncharacterized protein LOC109281620 yields MRKNWAHIAYHWAAGGEGEHLLTGYLSVRGEGLITKEWKVNMTPAAFGCIMADNRIHFRPVDTISSLSLAEAKVKKEGGSTPAQDFAHCMRYLREGGEPTPPDQFNCLALAPGSRGHELLGQLREGLETEGRHTARWSGPKWNKGQMINVLFRSAVGLLRENANLEAQLRTVGMESLEQAARGSEQPLQNGFHENKKKFENEGQSYGGGSMMLPPSALPPGKGCEKMGTAHGEWLATSPSLAPPHDVMPTVGPSTEVTSPEHPPPYEGGKLYPSLPAEGEQLYPMTPLREGDCIQHSQLREKNCIQHFQLKKRSCL; encoded by the coding sequence ATGCGGAAGAACTGGGCACACATTGCATACCATTGGGCggctggaggagaaggagagCACCTCCTCACCGGTTATTTGTCAGTCAGGGGAGAAGGGCTGATTACCAAAGAATGGAAAGTAAACATGACCCCTGCAGCGTTCGGCTGCATAATGGCCGACAATCGGATCCATTTTAGGCCCGTGGACACAATATCGTCCCTGTCTTTAGCAGAGGCCAAGGTAAAGAAGGAGGGAGGCTCGACCCCTGCCCAAGATTTTGCCCATTGCATGAGATAtctgagggaaggaggagaaccCACCCCACCGGACCAATTTAATTGTCTGGCCCTGGCACCCGGATCGCGTGGCCACGAACTCCTGGGCCAGCTCCGGGAAGGCCTGGAAACTGAGGGTCGCCACACGGCGAGATGGTCAGGGCCCAAGTGGAATAAAGGCCAAATGATCAATGTATTATTTCGTTCTGCGGTGGGCCTGTTACGAGAGAATGCAAACCTAGAAGCACAGCTGCGCACAGTGGGCATGGAGTCCCTGGAGCAGGCTGCGAGAGGCTCTGAGCAGCCGTTACAAAATGGCttccatgaaaataaaaaaaagtttgaaaatgagGGACAGTCTTATGGGGGAGGGTCAATGATGTTACCACCTTCGGCCCTGCCCCCTGGAAAAGGGTGCGAAAAAATGGGAACCGCCCATGGGGAGTGGTTAGCTACATCACCATCCCTGGCTCCACCCCATGATGTAATGCCAACAGTGGGACCGTCCACTGAGGTGACGTCACCAGAACACCCCCCTCCCTACGAGGGAGGAAAATTGTATCCCTCGCTCCCAGCTGAGGGAGAGCAACTGTATCCAATGACCCCGCTGAGAGAAGGAGATTGTATCCAACACTCCCAGCTGAGGGAGAAGAACTGTATCCAGCACTTCCAGCTAAAGAAGAGAAGCTGCCTTTAG